The Stenotrophomonas rhizophila genome has a window encoding:
- the queE gene encoding 7-carboxy-7-deazaguanine synthase QueE — protein MTSPLSAAAALPSEIVQSPLPRLKITEIFTSLQGEADTAGWPTVFVRLTGCPLRCTYCDTAYAFHGGTWWDIDEIVREVLAQGVHHVCVTGGEPLAQKRCLVLLEKLCEAGLDVSLETSGALDVGGVDPRVSRVVDLKTPGSGEMARNRLENLPLLTRRDQIKFVLCSREDYDWARGMVREHRLNERSMVLFSPSKGQVSPRELADWIVEDRLPVRFQMQLHKILWDDEPGR, from the coding sequence ATGACCAGCCCCCTGTCCGCCGCCGCCGCGCTCCCTAGCGAGATCGTGCAGTCGCCCCTGCCACGGCTGAAGATCACCGAGATCTTCACCTCCCTGCAGGGCGAAGCCGATACCGCCGGCTGGCCGACCGTGTTCGTGCGCCTGACCGGCTGCCCGCTGCGCTGCACCTACTGCGACACCGCCTACGCCTTCCACGGCGGCACCTGGTGGGATATCGACGAGATCGTGCGCGAAGTGCTGGCCCAGGGCGTCCACCACGTGTGCGTGACCGGCGGCGAGCCGCTGGCGCAGAAGCGCTGCCTGGTGCTGCTGGAAAAGCTGTGCGAGGCGGGCCTGGACGTCTCGCTGGAAACCTCCGGCGCGCTGGATGTGGGCGGCGTGGACCCGCGGGTGTCGCGCGTGGTCGACCTCAAGACCCCCGGTTCGGGCGAAATGGCACGCAACCGCCTGGAAAACCTGCCGCTGCTGACCCGCCGCGACCAGATCAAGTTCGTGCTGTGCAGCCGCGAGGACTACGACTGGGCGCGGGGCATGGTCCGCGAGCACCGCTTGAACGAGCGCTCGATGGTGCTGTTCTCGCCCAGCAAGGGCCAGGTCAGCCCGCGCGAGCTGGCCGACTGGATCGTGGAAGATCGCCTGCCGGTCCGCTTCCAGATGCAGCTGCACAAGATTCTGTGGGACGACGAACCGGGCCGCTGA
- a CDS encoding NAD-dependent epimerase/dehydratase family protein, translated as MAARHEVVGIDRSPFATTRHVADFTDTRMLAKVLQGVDAVIHAAALHAPHVGLFSDSEFQRINVEGTRTLAMLAREAGVRRLVFTSTTALYGHAIVPGRCTWVDEQTTPQPRTVYHRSKLAAEQWLEEAAGPDLDVRVIRMSRCFPEPPERMMLYRLHRGIDVRDVADAHVAALTNHGPAFQRYLVSGWTPFQREDCEALVTHPRDVLAQRCPQWLAEYDRRGWSLPVVDRVHDARAASVGLQWRSWRGPETILEQLAVGSIEVLPDTARVDDCTVE; from the coding sequence TTGGCCGCCCGCCACGAAGTGGTGGGCATTGACCGCAGTCCCTTCGCGACCACGCGTCACGTGGCCGATTTCACCGATACCCGGATGCTGGCCAAGGTGCTGCAGGGCGTGGATGCGGTCATCCATGCCGCTGCGTTGCACGCGCCGCATGTGGGCCTTTTCAGCGACAGCGAATTCCAGCGCATCAACGTGGAAGGCACCCGCACGCTGGCGATGCTGGCGCGCGAGGCGGGCGTGCGGCGGCTGGTGTTCACCAGCACCACCGCGCTGTACGGGCACGCGATCGTGCCGGGGCGCTGCACCTGGGTGGATGAGCAGACCACGCCCCAGCCCCGCACCGTTTACCACCGCTCCAAGCTGGCCGCCGAACAGTGGCTGGAAGAGGCCGCTGGACCCGACCTGGATGTGCGCGTGATCCGGATGTCGCGCTGCTTTCCGGAGCCGCCGGAACGCATGATGCTGTACCGGTTGCATCGCGGAATCGATGTCCGTGACGTGGCGGACGCGCATGTGGCTGCGCTGACCAATCACGGCCCGGCGTTCCAGCGTTACCTGGTCAGTGGCTGGACGCCGTTCCAGCGGGAGGATTGCGAGGCGCTGGTGACGCACCCGCGTGACGTTCTGGCCCAGCGGTGCCCGCAATGGCTGGCCGAGTACGACCGTCGCGGCTGGTCACTGCCGGTGGTGGATCGCGTCCACGACGCGCGCGCCGCCAGTGTCGGCCTGCAATGGCGCAGCTGGCGCGGGCCGGAAACGATCCTGGAGCAGCTGGCAGTGGGCAGTATCGAAGTCCTGCCCGATACCGCCCGCGTCGATGATTGCACCGTTGAATAG
- a CDS encoding acyltransferase family protein — protein MSQTVNLAGERFESLQALRAIAAVAVLIFHLRFVELRYLEGHALLDWLGRNADAGVDLFFVLSGFVMASISRGKGSGPGAARDFLTQRAWRVVPLYWMFTTLVVLLMSVAPAMVNSSYADQSIAASYLLIPHQQLPVLAVGWTLVHEAYFYLVFSLALALAYGTRQRLSLFTMAWGSLVGFGYWKGFDEGAPTASVVFSPLTFEFLAGVLTGLHWRRIPPRFGSLLFITGLGVLLLAAALLPPSDSEFNAPLRRVIHLGLGSALLIAGSALLETSGHRPNRLLIELGDASYSLYLSHIFVISAIGRMWGHFLPSAHWLNHGFFLLFTVFVACLSSNLIHKRIERPLLDLRYRWKAAGTFR, from the coding sequence ATGAGCCAAACTGTCAACCTTGCGGGCGAGCGCTTCGAATCGCTGCAGGCGTTGCGTGCCATCGCCGCGGTGGCAGTACTCATCTTTCATCTTCGCTTCGTGGAACTCCGCTACCTGGAAGGTCATGCGCTGCTCGACTGGCTGGGCCGAAACGCCGACGCGGGCGTCGATCTCTTCTTCGTGCTCTCCGGATTCGTGATGGCCAGCATCTCCCGGGGCAAAGGGTCCGGCCCAGGCGCGGCGCGCGACTTCCTGACGCAGCGGGCGTGGCGCGTAGTCCCCCTGTACTGGATGTTCACCACCCTGGTGGTGTTGCTGATGTCGGTCGCCCCCGCCATGGTGAACAGCTCCTACGCCGACCAGAGCATCGCTGCTTCGTATCTCTTGATTCCACACCAACAGCTGCCGGTGCTGGCGGTGGGGTGGACGCTTGTCCATGAAGCCTACTTCTACTTGGTCTTCTCGCTTGCGCTGGCGCTCGCCTATGGAACCCGGCAACGACTCAGCCTCTTCACCATGGCATGGGGAAGTCTCGTCGGATTCGGCTATTGGAAGGGATTTGATGAAGGAGCGCCAACGGCATCGGTCGTCTTCAGCCCTCTGACGTTTGAGTTCCTGGCAGGTGTTCTGACGGGGCTGCACTGGCGCCGCATTCCGCCTCGATTCGGATCTCTATTGTTCATTACCGGTCTCGGCGTGTTGTTGTTGGCGGCTGCGCTGTTACCCCCATCGGATTCCGAGTTCAACGCCCCATTGCGGCGCGTGATCCATCTAGGCCTGGGAAGTGCATTGCTGATCGCTGGATCGGCATTGCTCGAGACGTCTGGCCACCGCCCGAACCGACTGCTCATCGAGTTGGGAGATGCCTCCTATTCCCTGTACCTGTCCCACATCTTCGTTATATCCGCCATCGGTCGAATGTGGGGCCACTTCCTACCTTCGGCGCATTGGCTCAATCATGGCTTTTTCCTGCTCTTCACCGTCTTCGTTGCGTGCCTCTCCAGCAACCTGATCCACAAACGAATTGAGCGACCACTTCTCGATCTTCGCTATCGATGGAAGGCTGCTGGAACATTCCGCTGA
- the ybgF gene encoding tol-pal system protein YbgF, translating to MRIGIKTLMLVVAAALVAAAPAQAQRQSLADRVGALEQQAYNNSSNQDLLNQVNQLRQQIQQLQSTVEQLQNENAQLKQTSQDQYLDLDGRLNRIEGGSAPILPAAPAANAPAVAPKPAAPAVAATERPPSVHGDPGSLAASGDERTAYNVAFDSLKAGKYDDSAQLFLSFLELYPNGVYTPNALYWLGESYYATRNFPLAEAQFRDLIARYPTHDKASGGLLKIGLSQYGEGRIDEAQATLEQVVNTYPGSDAARTAQDRLQAIRLGQQIR from the coding sequence ATGCGCATCGGCATCAAAACCCTGATGCTGGTCGTTGCGGCAGCCCTCGTGGCTGCCGCACCGGCGCAGGCCCAGCGGCAGAGCCTGGCCGACCGCGTTGGCGCGCTCGAGCAGCAGGCCTACAACAACAGCTCCAACCAGGACCTGTTGAACCAGGTCAACCAGCTTCGGCAGCAGATCCAGCAGCTGCAGAGCACGGTTGAGCAGCTCCAGAACGAAAACGCCCAGCTCAAGCAGACCTCGCAGGACCAGTACCTGGACCTGGACGGGCGTCTGAACCGTATTGAAGGTGGCTCGGCCCCGATCCTTCCGGCCGCTCCGGCCGCGAATGCACCGGCCGTTGCCCCCAAGCCCGCCGCACCGGCAGTGGCCGCCACCGAGCGGCCGCCCTCCGTGCACGGCGACCCGGGCAGCCTTGCCGCCAGTGGCGATGAGCGCACCGCGTACAACGTGGCCTTTGATTCGCTCAAGGCCGGCAAGTACGACGACTCGGCCCAGCTGTTCCTGAGCTTCCTCGAGCTCTATCCCAATGGCGTCTACACCCCCAACGCGCTGTACTGGCTGGGTGAAAGCTACTACGCCACCCGCAATTTCCCGCTCGCCGAGGCGCAGTTCCGCGACCTCATCGCGCGTTACCCGACCCACGACAAGGCCTCTGGTGGCCTGTTGAAGATCGGCCTTTCCCAGTACGGCGAAGGCAGGATCGATGAAGCCCAGGCCACCCTGGAGCAGGTCGTCAACACCTATCCCGGCTCGGACGCCGCGCGCACCGCGCAGGACCGTCTGCAGGCCATCCGCCTCGGCCAGCAGATCCGCTGA
- the pal gene encoding peptidoglycan-associated lipoprotein Pal → MNKTTRVLLVSLLSVAALAGCSKKVKEQPAAPVDTGSTSQPTGPSTSGLYGPGDLDTDACLRQRVVFFDLDQDAIKPEFQAQMACHAKYLRDRPSARMTLQGHTDERGSRAYNQALGERRANAVSSALQANGGSASQITVVSYGEERPTCTESNEGCWSQNRRVEIVYTAQ, encoded by the coding sequence ATGAACAAGACCACCCGCGTTTTGCTTGTCTCCCTGCTGTCCGTGGCCGCTCTGGCCGGTTGCTCCAAGAAGGTCAAGGAACAGCCTGCTGCTCCGGTCGACACCGGCAGCACCTCGCAGCCGACCGGCCCGTCGACCTCCGGCCTGTACGGCCCGGGCGACCTGGACACCGACGCCTGCCTGCGCCAGCGCGTTGTGTTCTTCGACCTGGACCAGGATGCAATCAAGCCGGAATTCCAGGCCCAGATGGCTTGCCACGCCAAGTACCTGCGTGACCGTCCGTCGGCCCGCATGACCCTGCAGGGTCACACCGACGAGCGCGGTTCGCGCGCTTACAACCAGGCCCTGGGTGAGCGTCGTGCCAACGCCGTGTCCTCGGCGCTGCAGGCCAACGGTGGTTCGGCCAGCCAGATCACCGTCGTGTCCTACGGTGAAGAGCGTCCGACCTGCACCGAGTCGAACGAAGGTTGCTGGTCGCAGAACCGTCGCGTCGAAATCGTCTACACCGCGCAGTAA
- the queC gene encoding 7-cyano-7-deazaguanine synthase QueC, whose amino-acid sequence MKNAVVLLSGGMDSAAVVAMAREQGFAVHALSVRYGQRHTSELDAAAAVAKALGVVAHKTVNVDLRSIGGSALTDDIDVPEAGGEGIPVTYVPARNTIMLSVALGWAEVLGANDIFCGVNAVDYSGYPDCRPEFISAFQTLANLATKAGVEGAGIQVHAPLQFLSKADIVREGVRLGVDFGLTVSCYNADDSGAACGHCDACRLRAQGFADAGVADPTRYA is encoded by the coding sequence ATGAAGAACGCAGTTGTCCTCCTGTCCGGCGGCATGGATTCCGCCGCCGTCGTCGCCATGGCCCGCGAGCAGGGCTTCGCCGTGCATGCGCTGAGCGTGCGCTACGGCCAGCGCCACACCTCCGAACTGGATGCCGCCGCCGCCGTGGCCAAGGCGCTGGGCGTGGTGGCGCACAAGACCGTCAACGTGGACCTGCGCAGCATCGGCGGCTCGGCGCTGACCGACGACATCGACGTGCCCGAAGCGGGCGGCGAGGGCATCCCGGTCACCTACGTGCCGGCGCGCAACACCATCATGCTCTCGGTCGCGCTGGGCTGGGCCGAAGTGCTGGGCGCCAACGACATCTTCTGCGGCGTCAACGCCGTGGATTACTCCGGCTACCCGGACTGCCGTCCCGAGTTCATCAGCGCCTTCCAGACCCTGGCCAACCTGGCCACCAAGGCCGGCGTGGAAGGGGCGGGCATCCAGGTACACGCGCCGCTGCAGTTCCTGAGCAAGGCTGACATCGTGCGTGAAGGCGTGCGCCTGGGCGTGGACTTCGGCCTCACCGTGTCCTGCTACAACGCCGACGACAGCGGCGCCGCCTGCGGCCACTGCGACGCCTGCCGCCTGCGCGCGCAGGGCTTCGCCGACGCCGGCGTGGCCGACCCGACCCGCTACGCCTGA